A stretch of the Pan troglodytes isolate AG18354 chromosome 20, NHGRI_mPanTro3-v2.0_pri, whole genome shotgun sequence genome encodes the following:
- the ZNF550 gene encoding zinc finger protein 550 — MAETKDAAQMLVTFKDVAVTFTREEWRQLDLAQRTLYREVMLETCGLLVSVGHRVPKPELVHLLEHGQELWIVKRGLSHATCAGDRAQVHTREPTTFPPVLSERAFLRGSLTLESSTSSDSRLGRARDEEGLLEMQKGKVTPETDLHKETHLGKVSLEGEGLGTDDGLHSRALQEWLSADVLHECDSQQPGKDALIHAGTNPYKCKQCGKGFNRKWYLVRHQRVHTGMKPYECNACGKAFSQSSTLIRHYLIHTGEKPYKCLECGKAFKRRSYLMQHHPIHTGEKPYECSQCRKAFTHRSTFIRHNRTHTGEKPFECKECEKAFSNRAHLIQHYIIHTGEKPYDCMACGKAFRCSSELIQHQRIHTGEKPYECTQCGKAFHRSTYLIQHSVIHTGEMPYKCIECGKAFKRRSHLLQHQRVHT, encoded by the exons ATGGCGGAGACGAAGGACGCAGCGCAG atgttggtgaccttcaagGATGTGGCTGTGACCTTTACCCGGGAGGAGTGGAGACAGCTGGACCTGGCCCAGAGGACCCTGTACCGAGAGGTGATGCTGGAGACCTGTGGGCTTCTGGTTTCAGTAG GGCATCGGGTTCCCAAACCAGAGTTGGTCCACCTGCTAGAGCATGGGCAGGAGCTGTGGATAGTGAAGAGAGGCCTCTCACATGCTACCTGTGCAG GTGACAGAGCACAAGTTCATACCAGAGAGCCAACCACTTTCCCGCCAGTCTTATCTGAGCGGGCCTTTCTCCGGGGAAGCCTGACTCTGGAATCTTCAACCTCAAGTGATTCGAGGTTGGGGAGAGCTAGGGATGAGGAAGGGCttttggaaatgcagaaaggTAAAGTGACACCAGAGACAGACCTCCACAAGGAGACCCATCTTGGGAAAGTGAGCCTTGAAGGTGAAGGTTTGGGGACAGATGATGGTCTGCACTCCAGGGCATTACAAGAGTGGTTATCAGCAGATGTTCTCCATGAATGTGACTCACAGCAACCAGGGAAAGACGCCTTGATTCATGCAGGGACAAACCCCTACAAATGCAAGCAGTGTGGGAAAGGTTTTAACAGGAAGTGGTATCTCGTTCGACATCAGAGGGTTCACACTGGAATGAAACCCTATGAATGCAATgcatgtgggaaagcctttagccAGAGCTCAACTCTCATTCGGCACTACCTCATCCACACCGGGGAGAAACCATATAAGTGCCTTGAGTGTGGGAAGGCCTTCAAACGCAGGTCGTACCTCATGCAGCACCATCCaatccacactggagagaaaccctatgagtgtaGTCAATGTCGAAAGGCCTTCACCCACCGGTCTACTTTTATTCGCCATAATAGGACCCACACTGGAGAAAAGCCCTTTGAGTGCAAAGAATGTGAGAAAGCCTTTAGCAATAGAGCCCACCTAATTCAACATTACATCatccacactggagagaagccctatgATTGCATGGCATGTGGAAAGGCCTTCAGATGCAGCTCAGAACTCATACAGCACCAGCGGATTCACACTGGGGAGAAGCCCTATGAATGCACCcagtgtgggaaagcctttcACCGGAGCACGTACCTCATTCAGCACTCTGTCATCCACACTGGGGAGATGCCCTACAAGTGTATCGAGTGTGGGAAGGCCTTCAAACGCAGGTCACACCTTCTGCAGCACCAAAGGGTCCATACATGA